In a single window of the Methanolobus psychrophilus R15 genome:
- a CDS encoding thioesterase, translating to MFNTIVTPRFGDIDGLRHANNISIAIWFEQARNPVFRLFTPDLDLSFEKWKLILARSEYDYVGEISYGFDVDIRTYITRIGNSSFTIGHDAWQNGKLCAKGQVVIVHYDFINKKSVPIPDNIRRSLEEHLVNAENIGKQ from the coding sequence ATGTTCAATACAATAGTCACTCCCCGATTCGGAGACATCGACGGACTGAGACATGCGAACAACATTTCCATTGCTATCTGGTTCGAACAGGCACGAAACCCAGTTTTCAGGCTTTTCACACCTGACCTTGACCTGAGCTTTGAGAAATGGAAGCTCATCCTGGCCAGGTCTGAATATGATTATGTCGGTGAGATAAGCTATGGCTTTGATGTGGATATCCGCACCTATATCACCAGGATAGGCAATTCTTCCTTCACGATCGGGCATGACGCGTGGCAGAACGGGAAACTGTGCGCCAAAGGACAGGTAGTGATCGTCCATTACGATTTCATTAACAAGAAGTCCGTGCCCATTCCGGACAATATCAGAAGATCACTTGAAGAACACCTTGTGAATGCGGAAAACATAGGAAAACAATGA
- a CDS encoding transcriptional regulator, MerR family produces MSEKNLIGSKIRQIRETQEMSVEDLAQASNTSAELIDKLEKGALVPSLTPLMQIARALGVRLGTFLDDAPHNAPVVVKAGKSKNIVRFSGNCDKCETSTLDFFSLASDKADRHMEPFIIDVHPPQSAEVKLSSHEGEEFIFVTKGEIEILYGKDKYNLIAGDSIYYDSIVPHNVHAVGSDAQILAVVYAPL; encoded by the coding sequence ATGTCGGAAAAAAACCTGATAGGCAGTAAGATACGCCAGATTAGAGAAACGCAGGAAATGTCGGTGGAAGATCTGGCGCAGGCCAGCAATACGAGTGCGGAGCTTATCGACAAGCTTGAAAAAGGAGCTCTTGTTCCATCATTGACTCCTCTGATGCAGATAGCAAGAGCACTCGGGGTCCGTCTGGGCACTTTCCTTGATGACGCTCCCCACAACGCACCGGTTGTTGTGAAAGCGGGTAAATCAAAGAATATTGTACGCTTCTCCGGCAACTGCGACAAATGCGAGACCAGCACCCTGGACTTCTTCTCCCTTGCCTCTGATAAGGCAGACCGCCACATGGAGCCTTTTATTATTGATGTCCATCCGCCACAGTCAGCAGAGGTGAAACTATCATCCCACGAAGGTGAAGAGTTCATTTTCGTGACCAAAGGGGAAATTGAGATACTCTACGGAAAAGACAAGTACAATCTCATTGCAGGAGACAGCATCTATTATGATTCCATTGTCCCTCATAATGTCCACGCCGTAGGTTCGGACGCACAGATACTTGCAGTAGTTTATGCACCTCTCTGA
- a CDS encoding dihydropyrimidinase has product MHYGLGIDAGGTYTDAVIIRGSDGAVVDSKKSFTTYPDLQEGIRSVLDSLDKEYLKDVNFVSVSTTLSTNSLLEGTGVPVGLIIVGEQPVKKVFPTQHVKWVAGGHDTRGDEEFPLDVDAVREFALKTKGTVSAYAVSAYFGARNPNHELKVKEIVKDITGMPVVCGHELSLELGAYERAVTAVLNAQLIPITHHFVSSVMKDIKRRGINARMLMLKCDGSVYNIEDALEKPIETIFSGPAASLLGASYLSKIETCAVIDVGGTSTDVSMLHNGVPEISTSGAVVGGWKTRVRAMRMETSATGGDSHIWVSDDRIHIGPRRVIPLCVASAQYPEFADRLKKSRTLPRTLMDENYQPTKFFVRTGYEAAGLDEQEEELLSAIGSEPASIAEISVLLKKNPATKVLDSLIMKRLIQGIGFTPTDALHVLGIYTQWDVNAAEMGASHLSRYVQKGKYEFCAHVREFVARNMAADLMSFILPHHPEDMIADLLNRTYPAKFKLEIPVVLLGGPVKAHADEIRSMIEAEVVVPDFAEVGNAVGALAGKGVKRIEITIIPASIQNPDEDFLVFSPLGRERFQVYTDAVDFATRVGKELVLDYEKRCGILEQDTQITISRKTISPETWPHPPLETKVIVVGVGNPMMVLKD; this is encoded by the coding sequence ATGCACTATGGTCTTGGGATAGATGCCGGAGGAACATACACAGACGCCGTTATAATACGGGGTTCTGATGGGGCAGTGGTTGACTCAAAAAAATCCTTTACTACTTATCCTGACCTTCAGGAAGGTATCAGGAGTGTACTGGATTCTCTTGATAAGGAATATCTAAAAGATGTCAACTTTGTGTCAGTTTCAACAACCTTGTCCACAAATTCATTGCTTGAAGGTACAGGCGTGCCTGTAGGTCTCATAATAGTAGGTGAGCAGCCTGTGAAAAAGGTATTTCCCACACAGCATGTCAAATGGGTCGCAGGCGGACATGATACAAGGGGAGATGAGGAGTTCCCCCTTGATGTGGATGCTGTCAGGGAGTTTGCACTGAAGACCAAAGGCACAGTATCGGCCTATGCCGTGTCTGCCTATTTTGGTGCACGTAACCCCAACCATGAACTGAAGGTCAAAGAGATAGTTAAGGATATCACCGGAATGCCGGTAGTATGCGGACATGAGCTTTCCCTCGAGCTTGGGGCTTATGAGAGGGCCGTGACAGCAGTCCTGAACGCACAGCTAATCCCTATCACCCATCACTTTGTCAGTTCCGTTATGAAGGACATAAAAAGAAGGGGGATCAATGCCAGGATGCTCATGCTCAAGTGTGACGGTTCTGTCTATAACATAGAGGACGCACTGGAAAAACCCATCGAGACCATTTTTTCCGGGCCAGCCGCCAGCCTGCTGGGAGCGTCCTACCTTTCCAAGATAGAGACCTGTGCCGTAATAGATGTGGGAGGCACCAGCACGGATGTATCCATGCTGCATAACGGAGTGCCCGAGATAAGCACATCAGGTGCAGTTGTAGGAGGATGGAAGACAAGGGTCCGGGCTATGAGAATGGAAACTTCCGCAACAGGTGGAGATAGCCACATCTGGGTATCAGATGACAGGATCCACATAGGCCCACGGAGAGTCATTCCCCTATGTGTGGCCTCAGCACAGTATCCTGAGTTCGCGGACAGGTTAAAGAAGAGCAGGACCCTCCCAAGGACACTTATGGACGAGAATTACCAACCAACAAAGTTCTTTGTCAGGACCGGCTACGAGGCAGCAGGTCTTGATGAACAGGAAGAGGAGTTGCTTTCTGCCATAGGCTCAGAACCAGCCTCAATAGCTGAGATAAGCGTACTGCTTAAAAAGAATCCTGCCACCAAAGTACTTGATTCTCTTATAATGAAGAGGCTGATCCAGGGAATCGGCTTCACCCCCACCGATGCGCTGCACGTGCTTGGGATATATACGCAATGGGATGTTAATGCTGCGGAGATGGGAGCATCCCACCTTTCAAGGTACGTCCAGAAAGGAAAATACGAGTTCTGTGCACACGTAAGGGAGTTTGTGGCGAGGAACATGGCAGCTGACCTCATGTCTTTCATTCTGCCACATCATCCGGAGGATATGATAGCTGACCTTCTGAACCGTACCTATCCCGCAAAGTTCAAACTCGAAATACCAGTTGTATTGCTCGGTGGGCCCGTAAAGGCACACGCCGATGAAATTCGTTCGATGATCGAAGCAGAAGTGGTTGTCCCTGATTTTGCAGAGGTTGGGAACGCCGTTGGTGCCCTTGCAGGAAAAGGAGTTAAGAGGATAGAGATAACAATAATACCTGCATCGATCCAGAACCCTGACGAGGATTTCCTTGTATTCTCCCCGCTTGGCAGGGAGCGTTTCCAGGTGTACACTGACGCCGTGGATTTCGCGACCAGGGTAGGAAAGGAACTTGTGCTGGATTATGAGAAAAGGTGCGGAATACTTGAGCAAGACACACAGATAACAATTTCCAGAAAGACGATATCGCCCGAGACCTGGCCACATCCCCCTCTTGAAACAAAAGTGATCGTCGTGGGTGTGGGTAATCCCATGATGGTTTTGAAGGATTAA
- a CDS encoding multisensor signal transduction histidine kinase: MKLILEKNDSIIYVLLLVFIVVGLWHLLTLGNQLFWTFLLTLLLLLFLIHSRHIISTNRKLQDEVKQQHSARAELTAKYNAEKALSGISSIFISSDDIDSMIRQSLEMLGALYNADIASFFKFEDRGELIKNVNEWRSVNVAPLSSTIESVGTSYIEKMQVSWLISRLSSKGLLIIPNIDELPLQASSEKAIIAEMQVKSFIASPVIANGELSGFLLLGNIPQGCIPENEYMNVLGVFSGLLGITYEKKQALESLKNNKKQLEYQLEFESLISEISTKFLSLRPDEIDAGIDLALMRVGEFAGVDRSYVFQFSCEKSLMHNTHEWCAQGVNSEKWNLQNMPTADAPWLMENLIAQRTVHISAVAKMTPEATENEKQILEAQGIKSLVIVPMVFDDDIIGYIGFDSVQEEKEWPNESIRLLNILAQMFVSALQGKAAVEELNIERAQLLSIFDSMDEVVYVADPSTYKILYVNRCLKEKLGTDPVGDVCYKVFQGLDMPCDFCTNPIILKNRNETCVWEHHNHFDGKHYIVTDRIMKWPDGSDVRLELARDITSIKEAEKGARKSEEKFRKTVENSPMPIAILSHEGIIEYVNRRFTETFGYTKEDIPTIPDWLVHAYPEENYRKSRCDECERLKCITDVGVSENSNVVCKDGTVRNIDFHLAKTSDEFIIVANDFTERKKIEDALLLEEARLEALQQLNQMTELSVDEIENFVLEEGIRLTGSKIGYIGFLSEDCRSLIMHTWSEDAMLKCNMDHTKTEFLLSEAGLWVEAIRERKPVIINDYQLPHPRKTGYPQGHILVERYMNVPIIDGNKVIGVAGVGNKTDNYDQADVRQLTLLMHGMWRLIQRKNAENSMKDYASKLSEVNIELSKANEELKSLDELKNNFLANISHELKTPLIPILGFSELVADRSLGPLNSEQERAMNAVVQSAGQLKRLIESLIFMSTLEAKQFAYELNPISLEPIIEKATSIISIENRDKKLEMIRDIPCDLRIINGDTDYLSQLFMHLIDNAFKFTPSGGKISLSGYNHNDYVHIIIGDTGIGIPSNKVMKAFDSFYQIDGSRSRKYGGTGIGLSICKKIAEDHGGKLWIESEENVGTQVHITFPALF, encoded by the coding sequence ATGAAACTCATCCTGGAAAAGAACGATTCAATCATTTACGTTTTATTGCTGGTCTTCATAGTGGTAGGATTGTGGCACCTGCTGACACTAGGCAATCAATTGTTCTGGACTTTCTTATTAACACTATTATTATTACTGTTCTTAATTCACAGCAGGCATATCATCAGCACCAACAGGAAGCTGCAGGATGAGGTCAAGCAACAGCATTCTGCCAGGGCAGAACTGACTGCAAAGTATAATGCTGAAAAAGCCCTCTCTGGCATTTCTTCGATTTTCATCTCCTCTGATGACATTGACAGCATGATAAGGCAGTCACTTGAAATGCTGGGTGCCCTGTATAATGCAGATATAGCTTCTTTTTTCAAATTCGAGGACCGCGGGGAATTAATAAAGAACGTAAATGAATGGCGTTCAGTAAACGTTGCTCCATTAAGTAGTACTATTGAATCAGTAGGAACGTCATACATTGAAAAGATGCAGGTCTCATGGCTTATTTCCCGGCTCAGCAGCAAAGGGCTCCTGATAATACCAAATATTGATGAGCTTCCTTTGCAGGCCTCTTCAGAAAAGGCTATAATAGCTGAAATGCAGGTAAAGTCTTTCATTGCTTCACCAGTTATAGCCAATGGAGAACTTTCAGGTTTTCTTCTTCTCGGAAATATCCCGCAAGGATGTATCCCGGAAAATGAGTACATGAATGTTTTAGGTGTATTCTCTGGTTTACTGGGAATCACATATGAAAAAAAGCAGGCTCTGGAGTCTCTAAAAAATAATAAAAAGCAGCTTGAGTACCAGCTGGAATTTGAGAGTCTTATCAGTGAGATATCTACGAAATTCCTGTCTCTCAGGCCTGATGAGATTGATGCTGGTATTGACCTTGCGCTCATGAGAGTCGGTGAATTTGCCGGAGTTGACCGTAGCTATGTATTCCAGTTCTCATGTGAAAAATCTTTAATGCATAACACACATGAATGGTGTGCTCAAGGGGTGAACTCTGAAAAATGGAATCTTCAGAATATGCCGACTGCAGATGCTCCATGGCTGATGGAAAACCTGATCGCACAGAGAACTGTCCATATATCAGCTGTAGCCAAAATGACACCAGAAGCCACCGAAAATGAAAAGCAGATACTTGAGGCCCAGGGAATAAAGTCCCTTGTTATTGTTCCGATGGTCTTTGATGATGATATCATTGGGTACATAGGCTTTGATTCCGTGCAAGAAGAGAAAGAGTGGCCTAATGAATCTATTCGTTTGTTAAATATCCTAGCCCAGATGTTCGTATCTGCGCTGCAAGGGAAAGCTGCAGTGGAGGAACTCAACATCGAGAGAGCCCAGTTGCTGTCCATCTTTGACAGCATGGATGAGGTGGTCTATGTCGCTGACCCAAGCACCTATAAGATATTGTATGTCAACAGGTGCCTTAAGGAAAAGCTGGGAACAGATCCTGTTGGGGATGTATGCTATAAAGTGTTCCAGGGACTGGATATGCCATGTGACTTCTGTACGAACCCTATCATATTAAAGAACAGGAATGAGACATGTGTCTGGGAACATCATAATCATTTCGATGGAAAACACTACATCGTCACTGACAGGATAATGAAGTGGCCTGACGGCAGTGATGTGCGTCTGGAACTGGCCCGCGATATAACCTCAATAAAAGAAGCTGAAAAGGGCGCCAGGAAAAGTGAAGAGAAATTCAGGAAGACCGTTGAGAACTCACCCATGCCTATAGCGATCCTGAGCCATGAAGGAATAATTGAGTATGTTAACAGGAGATTCACAGAGACTTTCGGATATACAAAAGAAGATATCCCGACTATTCCAGACTGGTTGGTGCATGCCTATCCTGAAGAGAATTACAGAAAAAGTAGGTGCGATGAGTGTGAGCGTCTGAAATGTATCACTGATGTGGGCGTAAGTGAGAACTCCAATGTAGTATGTAAGGACGGTACTGTCAGAAATATTGACTTCCATTTAGCTAAAACCTCTGATGAGTTCATAATCGTTGCAAATGACTTTACTGAAAGAAAAAAAATTGAGGACGCCCTGCTCCTGGAAGAAGCGCGCCTGGAAGCCCTGCAACAGTTGAACCAGATGACAGAACTCTCCGTGGATGAGATAGAGAACTTTGTGCTGGAGGAAGGCATAAGGCTTACCGGTAGCAAAATAGGCTACATTGGTTTCCTTAGCGAAGATTGCAGATCCCTGATCATGCATACCTGGTCAGAAGATGCTATGCTGAAGTGTAATATGGATCACACGAAAACCGAGTTTTTGCTTTCGGAAGCCGGGTTATGGGTTGAGGCCATAAGGGAACGCAAGCCTGTGATCATAAACGATTATCAGCTTCCTCATCCGCGTAAAACGGGATATCCGCAAGGGCACATCCTGGTCGAGCGTTATATGAACGTTCCCATAATTGACGGGAACAAGGTCATCGGAGTTGCAGGTGTTGGCAATAAAACCGATAACTATGACCAGGCGGACGTCAGGCAGCTTACTCTTCTGATGCATGGTATGTGGAGGCTTATACAACGCAAGAATGCGGAAAATTCCATGAAGGACTATGCATCAAAACTCTCAGAGGTCAATATAGAATTGTCAAAGGCAAATGAAGAGCTCAAGTCGCTTGACGAGTTAAAGAACAACTTCCTTGCTAATATCAGCCACGAACTGAAAACTCCTTTGATCCCGATACTTGGATTTAGTGAGCTTGTAGCTGACAGAAGCCTAGGACCATTGAACAGCGAACAGGAAAGGGCGATGAATGCTGTCGTACAAAGCGCGGGGCAACTCAAAAGACTGATAGAGTCGCTGATATTTATGAGTACCCTGGAGGCAAAACAGTTTGCTTATGAGCTTAATCCCATAAGTCTTGAGCCTATAATAGAAAAAGCAACTTCGATAATATCAATTGAAAACAGGGATAAGAAACTAGAAATGATCAGGGATATACCATGTGATCTGCGCATTATTAATGGAGACACTGATTACCTGTCTCAGTTATTCATGCACCTGATAGATAACGCCTTTAAGTTCACTCCATCAGGAGGAAAGATCTCTCTGTCAGGGTATAACCATAATGACTATGTCCATATAATTATTGGGGACACGGGAATCGGTATTCCATCAAACAAGGTCATGAAGGCGTTTGATAGTTTTTACCAGATAGATGGCTCAAGGTCCCGCAAGTACGGGGGCACAGGTATCGGCCTGAGCATATGCAAAAAGATTGCAGAGGATCACGGAGGAAAACTATGGATAGAAAGCGAGGAGAATGTGGGCACCCAGGTGCATATTACTTTTCCCGCGCTTTTCTGA
- a CDS encoding silent information regulator protein Sir2: MDKLINLLERSKHCVFLSGAGISTFSGIPDFRGKDGIYRKFDADKIFDIDYFRSEPQYFYSHSKDLVYNLEEKEPSFIHHTLAKMEKRRIIKALITQNIDMLHRKAGSCNVIEIHGSAMESTCLSCGKKFPYEDVARTVQEDIIPKCDSCNGILKPDIIFFGEMLNEETITKAMLESSIADLFVVIGSSLLVQPAASLPFYAIRNGGKLVIVNDIPTPLDRYAYLKYDDLEDVFNGLEKHFCGSHCPEEKDGSIIKDER, from the coding sequence ATGGACAAACTCATCAACCTTCTTGAAAGATCAAAACACTGTGTATTCCTGAGCGGAGCAGGCATCTCCACTTTTTCGGGTATTCCGGACTTCAGGGGAAAAGATGGGATTTACAGAAAGTTTGATGCTGATAAGATATTCGACATTGACTATTTCCGCTCTGAGCCACAATATTTCTATTCACATTCAAAGGATCTTGTGTATAATCTTGAAGAGAAGGAGCCAAGCTTCATACACCACACGCTGGCAAAAATGGAAAAGAGAAGGATAATTAAGGCCCTCATCACCCAGAACATCGACATGCTCCATCGGAAAGCCGGCTCTTGTAATGTTATTGAGATACACGGGTCAGCCATGGAGAGCACCTGCCTGTCATGCGGAAAGAAATTCCCCTATGAGGATGTGGCAAGAACAGTTCAAGAAGACATCATACCAAAGTGTGACTCATGTAACGGCATTCTCAAGCCAGACATCATTTTCTTCGGGGAGATGCTTAATGAGGAAACAATAACAAAAGCTATGCTCGAAAGCTCCATTGCGGACCTGTTCGTGGTCATAGGCTCTTCACTGCTTGTGCAGCCGGCAGCCTCACTTCCTTTCTACGCGATCAGGAACGGGGGAAAACTTGTGATAGTCAATGACATACCAACTCCGCTGGATAGGTATGCATACCTTAAATATGATGATCTTGAGGATGTATTCAATGGTTTAGAAAAACATTTCTGTGGCAGTCATTGTCCTGAAGAAAAAGATGGGTCTATCATTAAAGATGAACGGTGA
- a CDS encoding heat shock protein Hsp20 produces MDDKRRHENDDKSNEKRIETIDQLIDHILSMLENSVSDDADRPLVQGFTIISQPGKNPTIFGFEGRRSVKPSDEEEKEGDFYILQQDPLIEVQQTGDRVYLLADLGADEDSIEYHSSDMQVEINVMIDGVGYSRLVRLPARVDPDTAISSYRNGVLEIAFEYPHNG; encoded by the coding sequence ATGGACGATAAAAGACGTCATGAAAATGACGATAAGTCCAATGAAAAAAGGATCGAGACGATCGACCAGCTGATAGACCATATCCTGAGCATGCTTGAGAATAGCGTAAGTGACGACGCTGACAGGCCTCTGGTACAGGGTTTCACCATTATCAGTCAGCCTGGTAAGAATCCAACGATCTTTGGGTTTGAGGGGAGAAGGTCTGTGAAACCAAGTGACGAAGAGGAGAAGGAGGGTGACTTCTATATTCTGCAGCAAGATCCTTTGATTGAAGTCCAGCAAACAGGTGACAGAGTGTATCTGCTGGCTGATCTGGGGGCCGATGAAGATAGCATTGAATACCATTCATCGGATATGCAGGTCGAGATCAATGTCATGATCGATGGCGTTGGCTATTCAAGGCTTGTAAGGCTGCCTGCAAGAGTCGATCCTGATACCGCCATATCCAGCTACAGGAATGGCGTACTGGAAATCGCATTTGAGTATCCTCATAACGGGTGA
- a CDS encoding diaminopimelate decarboxylase yields the protein MVSKELPFTQEKIAEIIAENPTPFHLYDKKGILDNARDMRRSFSRVHGFKEFFAVKALPNPYIMKILKNVGFGADCSSMAELLLAEKAGIVGEDIMFSSNDTPADEFIKARELGAIINLDDISHIEFLEKTAGLPELVCCRYNPGPLKEGNAIIGNPQEAKYGFTRDQLFEGYRMMKDKGVKRFGLHTMVASNELNPDYFVETARILFDLIIDLSRELDIRFEFVNLGGGIGIPYRPEQQRVSYDAITTGVQKEYDERIRANGLHPLRIYLECGRVITGPYGYLVTTVRHLKHIYKDYVGTDASMANLMRPGIYGAYHHITVLGKEKQALTHVYDVTGSLCENNDKFAIDRKLPEIERGDVLVIHDTGAHGYAMGFNYNGKLRSAEILLNEDGSFVQIRRAETVNDYFATLDFEGLENI from the coding sequence ATGGTTTCAAAGGAACTGCCATTCACGCAAGAGAAAATAGCCGAAATAATTGCAGAAAACCCAACACCTTTCCACCTGTATGATAAGAAGGGTATCCTTGATAATGCCAGGGATATGAGGAGATCCTTTAGCAGGGTGCATGGTTTTAAGGAATTCTTTGCAGTAAAGGCTTTACCAAACCCCTACATTATGAAAATCCTCAAAAATGTAGGGTTTGGCGCTGACTGCAGTTCAATGGCCGAGCTCCTGCTTGCAGAAAAGGCAGGCATTGTAGGCGAGGATATCATGTTCAGTTCCAATGACACGCCGGCTGATGAGTTCATCAAGGCCAGGGAACTTGGTGCAATTATAAATCTGGACGATATCAGCCACATAGAATTCCTTGAGAAGACCGCAGGACTGCCTGAGCTTGTATGCTGCAGGTACAACCCCGGCCCCCTTAAAGAAGGAAATGCCATTATCGGCAACCCCCAGGAAGCCAAATACGGATTCACAAGGGATCAGCTCTTCGAAGGTTACAGGATGATGAAAGATAAAGGTGTCAAGCGTTTTGGCCTGCACACGATGGTCGCATCCAATGAGCTAAACCCGGATTATTTCGTTGAGACTGCAAGAATACTCTTTGATCTGATTATAGACCTCTCCAGGGAACTTGACATACGATTTGAGTTCGTGAACCTGGGAGGAGGCATTGGTATTCCCTACAGGCCTGAACAGCAGCGCGTCTCCTATGACGCCATAACCACCGGTGTTCAGAAGGAATACGATGAGAGAATAAGAGCTAACGGCCTGCATCCACTCAGGATATACCTTGAATGCGGAAGAGTTATCACCGGTCCTTATGGATATCTGGTGACAACAGTCAGGCACCTCAAGCACATATACAAGGACTATGTAGGTACCGATGCCTCTATGGCAAATCTGATGCGCCCAGGCATTTATGGGGCCTATCACCACATAACCGTGCTGGGCAAGGAAAAGCAAGCACTAACGCATGTGTACGATGTCACGGGATCACTTTGTGAGAATAATGACAAGTTTGCAATTGACAGGAAACTGCCTGAAATCGAGAGAGGCGACGTTCTGGTTATTCATGACACCGGTGCTCACGGGTATGCCATGGGTTTCAATTATAATGGTAAACTCAGGTCTGCCGAAATCCTGCTCAACGAGGATGGTAGTTTTGTTCAGATAAGAAGAGCTGAAACCGTGAACGATTATTTTGCCACTCTTGATTTTGAAGGCCTGGAAAACATCTGA
- a CDS encoding subtilisin, whose protein sequence is MTRQKITLLIVLSILLSFLAMPAGAVQEDKDNEKIPVLINFKGKTNAELVKAYGGNVKHEYTIVPAIATELPQKAIDALSKNPNIDFIELDGQAQILADEVPWGIMRIKATDAQFSGFTGTGVKVAVLDTGIDYNHPDLKANYLGGYDFVNKDNDPMDDHSHGTHVAGIVVAASNGIGVLGAAPHAGLYSVKVADSSGYCSYSNIIAGINWAVNNNADIITMSLGGTSSSSTLQSACDNAYNKGVVLVGAAGNSGGAVIYPAAYSSVIAVSAIDSTNTRTSWSCYGPEVEFAAPGVSIKSTMPGGLYGSKSGTSMATPHVTGTVALLMSSDVTGTSYDSNKNGKWDPTEIRSRMQSTATDLGATGKDNYYGYGLVDAYAAVTGLNIAPATDDTPTEVDAPVEDDTLSIDTEPEVAPTTPTEIAMFVGSLTATKEFTVKGKNTFGWAVATVKVIDANGKAVPGATVKGSWSGLTTVSVSGTTDANGIVKFTSLQVKNPRGTFTFKVTEATCSGYVYDALKNSCSSISVNF, encoded by the coding sequence ATGACCCGGCAAAAAATAACCCTATTAATCGTATTATCTATCTTGCTGTCTTTTTTGGCAATGCCCGCAGGAGCAGTCCAGGAAGACAAGGACAATGAAAAGATCCCCGTACTTATCAATTTCAAAGGGAAAACGAATGCAGAACTTGTAAAGGCCTATGGTGGAAATGTAAAACACGAATATACAATTGTTCCTGCCATAGCCACAGAACTTCCTCAAAAGGCAATCGATGCCCTTTCAAAGAACCCTAATATCGACTTCATCGAACTGGACGGCCAGGCACAGATCCTTGCAGATGAGGTGCCATGGGGAATCATGCGTATTAAGGCAACAGATGCACAATTCAGTGGTTTTACAGGAACCGGTGTAAAGGTAGCTGTCTTGGACACAGGTATCGATTACAATCACCCTGACCTTAAAGCAAACTATCTTGGCGGTTATGATTTTGTCAATAAGGACAATGACCCAATGGATGACCATAGCCACGGAACCCATGTTGCAGGCATCGTTGTGGCTGCCAGCAATGGCATTGGCGTGCTAGGGGCAGCACCCCATGCAGGACTGTATTCTGTGAAAGTTGCTGACAGTTCTGGATACTGCTCATACAGCAATATCATAGCAGGTATCAACTGGGCAGTCAATAATAATGCCGATATAATCACAATGAGCCTTGGTGGCACATCATCCTCATCAACACTCCAGAGCGCATGTGACAACGCTTATAATAAGGGCGTAGTGCTCGTTGGTGCAGCAGGCAATTCAGGCGGCGCTGTTATCTACCCGGCAGCCTATAGCTCAGTTATAGCAGTCTCTGCTATTGATTCAACCAATACGAGAACATCGTGGTCATGCTATGGCCCTGAAGTAGAGTTCGCAGCCCCTGGAGTCAGTATCAAGTCAACGATGCCAGGAGGTCTTTATGGTTCCAAAAGCGGTACAAGCATGGCAACTCCTCATGTTACAGGAACTGTAGCCTTACTGATGAGCTCGGATGTCACAGGTACCAGTTATGATTCCAACAAGAATGGCAAGTGGGACCCGACAGAGATCCGCTCCCGGATGCAGAGTACAGCAACTGACCTCGGTGCCACTGGGAAGGATAATTATTATGGCTATGGTCTTGTGGACGCCTATGCAGCTGTCACCGGGCTTAACATTGCACCTGCAACCGATGACACACCGACTGAAGTCGACGCACCGGTCGAAGATGACACATTATCAATAGATACCGAACCTGAAGTAGCACCAACCACTCCCACAGAGATTGCAATGTTCGTGGGCAGCCTGACTGCTACAAAAGAGTTCACTGTAAAGGGAAAGAATACATTTGGCTGGGCTGTGGCCACTGTTAAAGTCATCGATGCGAACGGCAAGGCAGTTCCCGGAGCGACTGTAAAGGGCAGCTGGAGTGGCCTGACAACTGTATCGGTTTCCGGAACAACGGATGCAAATGGTATAGTGAAGTTCACATCCTTACAGGTGAAGAATCCCAGAGGTACTTTCACATTCAAAGTGACCGAAGCTACATGCAGCGGATACGTATATGATGCGTTAAAAAATAGCTGTTCATCTATAAGCGTCAATTTCTGA
- a CDS encoding histidine triad (HIT) protein, whose translation MDCLFCKIVSGAIPSYKIYEDDLVYAFLDIYPTSEGHTIVLPKKHFQQFTQMSEEDASSLFASVNKIAKAVEKALDVPGSNIGLNNGEVAGQSVPHVHVHIIPRRVNDEGGSMHTIVNQHPDTGNISELAEVIKKAVL comes from the coding sequence ATGGATTGTTTGTTCTGTAAGATAGTTTCAGGTGCGATACCTTCATACAAGATTTATGAAGACGACTTAGTATATGCATTTTTGGATATCTACCCCACTTCAGAAGGCCACACTATAGTCCTTCCGAAAAAGCATTTCCAGCAGTTCACACAAATGAGCGAGGAAGATGCATCTTCCCTTTTTGCATCAGTGAACAAGATCGCAAAAGCAGTAGAAAAGGCTCTGGATGTTCCGGGTTCAAATATCGGCCTCAACAACGGTGAGGTTGCAGGCCAGAGTGTTCCTCATGTCCATGTGCACATAATCCCAAGAAGAGTAAACGATGAGGGTGGCTCTATGCACACTATTGTGAACCAGCATCCGGATACAGGTAATATCAGTGAGCTGGCCGAAGTGATCAAAAAAGCAGTTCTATGA